The stretch of DNA TTCATAAAAAATAAATATATGTTACTTATCCCACCACAAAGGAGGGGAAAAGATTGTTATTCCTGATGGTAAGTTTTCATTATTATACAACCTTTGATCTTGTGGATAAGGCCATCTAATAGGAATATTTTGACCTGAAGAAGGTTGAAGTGCAGGGATTCCTGTTCTTCTCCAGTCTGTCCAAGTTTCAGACTGTGTATAAAGTGCAATGTACTTGTGTGTCATGATTTTTTGTAGATTGAGGCTCGCTGATGTTTCAGAAGCTTGAGCATCTACATAAGCTTGGTCAAACACACCAAATTTATTAATAGAAGCAATAATGGCATCATTGTGAGCAGTAGCTGCTCTCTGCAAATTTCCTGTCATAAACGCTGCTTCTGCTTCAATGAACTTTTGTTCTACATAACTCATCATCGGCACAGGGGAACTAGGGGAACCATAATAAGCACCTAGTTGCGAAGATTTTTCATTGGGAACTCCAGCAGGGGAGCCAAAATAATCGTCATCGCTGTCATCATCAGGAGTACCTGCTCTATCTACTTTGTCTGCAGCAAAGACAGGTAAGCGAGGGTCGTTGATGCTTTTCATCAAGTCCACAAAAAATGCTCCCATTGCTATGTCACCTTGTCTTTGATTCAGGAATTGGTACCAAGGATTTTGTTCGGTAGCTGGTGAGCCAAATGAAAACTCCATATCATCTGCATTACTAGCAAAAGCTCCTGCATCTATGGCAGCCAAAGCAGCTGTATAAGCACTTGCACCGTTGACTTTGCTTAGATGTATAGCATATCTCGCCTTTAAAGCATTGGCAGCTTTCTGCCATGCACTTTTGCTGCCTCCATAAATCAAATCTCCTGATAAAGCACGCACATTGCTAGTCGAACCTAAGTCACTCACTGCCTCCGTCAATAAAGTATTGATGGTGCCATATATTTGCTCCTGTGTATCATAAGCAGGGGTCAAATTGGCTGCTCCCTGAAAAGCTTGACTATAAGGAATATCCCCCCAAAGGTCAGTAGTAATACCCAACCCCAAAGCCATCAATACTTTGGCCGCACCTACAAAATGAGGAGAACCTTCTTCACCTGCTTTAATAATAATGGTGTTTAAATCGAAAAGTGGTCCGCTGTATAAGTTGAATCTCCAAGCATTGTTTACATCCGCTTCAGTTAAACGATACTGATCAATACCAGCATGTTGTCGGCTTAAACCACCCACGTGTTGGGTAAGAAGGGAATTGTATCTTCCTATATCTCCTCCCATTAAATAAGCCAAGCCACCTTGAGTAGTAGGAAGCAATAAATTGACTGTAACATCTGAAGGATTATTAGGGTCAATATTGATATCAGAATTAATCCATTTATCATCACCTTCTTGACAAGAGGTAAAGATAAAAATGGATAGAATGAAAGTTAATAAAGTAATTATTTTAATATTTTTCATATCTATATAGATTTAACTTTTTTATTGAAAAAATTTAGAACACCAACAATATTTACTTCAAAGTTCAAGAAATAAATACTGCTGGTATTGTTTAGGAAAAAGAAATATGAGTACGGATTATAGTCCAATTCTTAAGCCCACTCCCCAACTTTTTGTATTCGGCATGTTAAAATACTCCAAACCTTGAGCATTTCCAGAACCTACTAAACTTGTTTCAGGGTCAATACCTGTATAGTCTGTTTGCAACCATACATTTCTACCTGTGATAGTTAAATCAATATTGGAGAAAGGTGTTTTCTTTACAAATGCACTTGGCAAAGAATAACTCAAAGACAATTCTCTCAATCGTACCCAACTTGCATCTTCAATAAAGTCTTCTGAGTTCGACCCAAAGAAACCATTACCGTCACCCAAAGCCAACCAATTCTCGTCCAAAACAA from Chitinophagales bacterium encodes:
- a CDS encoding SusD/RagB family nutrient-binding outer membrane lipoprotein encodes the protein MKNIKIITLLTFILSIFIFTSCQEGDDKWINSDINIDPNNPSDVTVNLLLPTTQGGLAYLMGGDIGRYNSLLTQHVGGLSRQHAGIDQYRLTEADVNNAWRFNLYSGPLFDLNTIIIKAGEEGSPHFVGAAKVLMALGLGITTDLWGDIPYSQAFQGAANLTPAYDTQEQIYGTINTLLTEAVSDLGSTSNVRALSGDLIYGGSKSAWQKAANALKARYAIHLSKVNGASAYTAALAAIDAGAFASNADDMEFSFGSPATEQNPWYQFLNQRQGDIAMGAFFVDLMKSINDPRLPVFAADKVDRAGTPDDDSDDDYFGSPAGVPNEKSSQLGAYYGSPSSPVPMMSYVEQKFIEAEAAFMTGNLQRAATAHNDAIIASINKFGVFDQAYVDAQASETSASLNLQKIMTHKYIALYTQSETWTDWRRTGIPALQPSSGQNIPIRWPYPQDQRLYNNENLPSGITIFSPPLWWDK